In the Ramlibacter tataouinensis TTB310 genome, one interval contains:
- a CDS encoding McrB family protein, producing the protein MARYCGEVNVGPILDAAALWRDVALLGQGSVFVKERSVWTLEALAALDEFYVQRPDEGEGGFHEKLKAQVEPAGPTAIQLAAELMWVMYLCPRKISAAKKRQTIQTIWGWSGDIFPADSPWLKEEVLSGIGSAGPGFNQNQWRELVFVIGLVTQFKRLSADEQRGLLADPWRFDAWVSVLPDADSRQFRHMVLFLLFPDVFERFFGQTDRRAVATHFSARDKRVVARLSNLELDRELWEIRQAVERQEGRTDLDFYLPPLRDRWKSESVAEITSAVTRQHVLEALRRIDAEEVPADARSTFYDLLHEGRRYPPKYVLSVAVAVATGEPLDRGAFSGGEDSTCFRVLRDRGFEIVPKPTGADVEGQLRSFVKQALEATDLKTQAYASEYREFRVKVSFGQGNVARIPWMAWLGNEERVSNGIYPVLLLFRKQRVVLLCYGVSETAEPERSWQELSSKKSVREWFQENVGRDPARYGSSYVAWGSKVDALDFSRLHRELDQLLDIYSATLATSPQEDDPIEVADDKLSRRLALREATDAFADALLSCGVNFGESHALTASTFLASLMTKPLVILTGLSGSGKSQIAVRLGEWLGATERLLVVPVRPDWTGAEALFGFEDGLKPSKEGLPAWQVPGTLSFMLRAHRDPQHPYLLVLDEMNLAHVERYFADVLSGMESGQPCIPDLRFDKQDGSWRPVTRGARVPFPKNLWIVGTVNVDETTYMFSPKVLDRANTLEFRVRTSDLTLSPKKPTACEAGDKELIRGLCAIASDDDWHVNRPSSEQAELVKALHALHALLSGFNLEFGHRVFYEAVRFAAMVEQSGVSGLAGVLDLIVLQKILPRMHGSRRRIEAPLVALRDFCQDLPGLVQPASSSVAPQVLISLPRSFAKLDRMLVALRANQFVSFSE; encoded by the coding sequence ATGGCCAGGTACTGCGGGGAAGTCAATGTCGGCCCTATCCTTGATGCCGCCGCACTTTGGAGGGATGTCGCTCTTCTCGGACAAGGGTCTGTTTTCGTCAAGGAACGTTCAGTTTGGACACTAGAGGCGCTTGCAGCCCTTGACGAGTTCTATGTCCAAAGACCTGACGAGGGTGAAGGTGGGTTTCATGAGAAGTTGAAGGCCCAGGTAGAACCCGCAGGCCCAACAGCCATACAGTTGGCTGCAGAGTTGATGTGGGTCATGTACTTGTGCCCGCGAAAGATCAGTGCTGCGAAGAAGCGTCAGACCATCCAAACGATCTGGGGGTGGTCTGGGGACATCTTTCCGGCCGACTCGCCGTGGTTGAAGGAAGAAGTGCTTTCCGGCATCGGAAGCGCAGGCCCCGGATTCAATCAGAACCAGTGGCGCGAGCTAGTTTTCGTGATCGGTCTCGTCACGCAGTTCAAAAGGCTCTCGGCAGATGAACAACGGGGCTTGTTAGCTGACCCTTGGCGGTTCGACGCGTGGGTCAGCGTACTACCTGATGCTGACTCGCGGCAGTTCCGGCACATGGTGTTGTTCTTGCTGTTCCCAGATGTCTTCGAGCGGTTCTTTGGCCAGACAGATCGTCGCGCCGTTGCTACGCATTTTTCGGCTCGGGACAAGCGCGTGGTGGCCCGACTGAGTAACTTGGAGCTGGATCGAGAGCTTTGGGAAATTCGCCAAGCCGTGGAGCGGCAGGAGGGTCGAACGGACCTCGACTTCTATCTGCCGCCTTTGCGGGATCGGTGGAAGTCTGAGTCTGTGGCGGAAATCACTTCGGCCGTGACGCGGCAACACGTCCTTGAAGCCCTGCGGCGCATAGACGCTGAAGAAGTCCCTGCGGACGCCAGATCTACTTTCTATGATCTGCTGCACGAAGGCCGGCGGTACCCCCCGAAGTACGTCTTGTCGGTTGCCGTCGCAGTCGCTACGGGGGAACCTCTAGACCGAGGAGCGTTTAGCGGAGGCGAGGACTCAACGTGCTTTCGCGTGCTTAGAGATAGAGGGTTCGAGATAGTACCGAAACCCACCGGGGCAGATGTTGAGGGCCAACTAAGATCCTTTGTAAAACAGGCGCTAGAGGCCACGGACCTTAAGACCCAAGCTTATGCCAGCGAGTACCGCGAATTTCGGGTCAAAGTCAGCTTCGGCCAAGGCAACGTTGCACGAATTCCTTGGATGGCCTGGCTGGGCAATGAGGAGCGCGTGTCCAATGGCATATATCCAGTGTTATTACTCTTCCGCAAACAAAGGGTCGTACTACTTTGCTACGGGGTAAGTGAGACCGCCGAACCTGAGCGCAGCTGGCAAGAGCTCTCTAGCAAAAAAAGCGTCCGCGAATGGTTCCAAGAAAATGTTGGTCGTGACCCTGCTCGCTATGGAAGCTCTTATGTGGCCTGGGGGTCGAAGGTAGATGCCCTCGATTTCTCGAGACTGCATCGGGAGTTGGACCAGTTACTAGACATCTACTCAGCAACTCTTGCGACGAGCCCGCAAGAAGACGATCCGATCGAGGTTGCGGATGACAAACTGTCGCGGCGCCTAGCTCTTCGCGAAGCCACCGATGCATTCGCAGACGCTCTCTTGAGCTGTGGGGTGAACTTCGGCGAGAGCCATGCACTCACTGCCAGCACCTTCCTGGCCAGTCTAATGACAAAACCCCTCGTCATCCTTACTGGATTGTCTGGCTCGGGCAAGTCTCAGATTGCGGTGCGACTTGGGGAGTGGTTGGGGGCGACAGAGCGACTACTGGTTGTTCCGGTGCGGCCAGATTGGACCGGCGCGGAGGCCTTGTTCGGCTTTGAAGACGGTCTCAAGCCGAGCAAAGAGGGTCTGCCTGCTTGGCAAGTCCCCGGCACGCTGAGTTTCATGCTGCGCGCGCATCGAGACCCGCAACACCCCTATCTGCTTGTCTTGGACGAGATGAACCTTGCGCACGTTGAAAGGTACTTCGCGGACGTGCTCTCCGGGATGGAATCAGGGCAGCCTTGCATACCTGACCTCCGCTTCGACAAGCAAGATGGGAGCTGGAGACCAGTAACACGGGGTGCGCGAGTGCCTTTCCCGAAAAATCTCTGGATTGTGGGGACGGTAAACGTCGATGAAACCACGTACATGTTTTCCCCCAAAGTTTTGGACCGGGCGAATACTCTTGAGTTTCGTGTTCGCACCAGCGATCTGACCTTGAGCCCAAAGAAGCCAACAGCGTGCGAAGCCGGGGACAAGGAGCTGATTCGCGGGCTGTGTGCTATCGCATCCGATGACGACTGGCATGTAAATCGCCCCTCGAGCGAGCAGGCCGAGTTGGTGAAAGCTCTTCACGCACTTCATGCGCTGCTGAGCGGCTTCAATCTCGAGTTCGGCCATCGTGTCTTCTACGAAGCCGTGCGCTTCGCTGCAATGGTCGAGCAATCAGGTGTCAGCGGATTGGCCGGCGTTCTAGACCTTATCGTTCTACAGAAGATTCTGCCTCGTATGCATGGCTCGCGTCGGCGCATTGAGGCACCCCTGGTCGCACTGCGCGACTTCTGTCAGGATTTACCTGGACTGGTGCAGCCCGCCTCAAGCAGCGTGGCACCGCAGGTGCTGATCTCCTTGCCTCGTTCGTTTGCGAAGCTGGATCGCATGCTGGTCGCGCTCAGAGCGAACCAGTTCGTGAGCTTCTCGGAGTAA
- a CDS encoding DUF2357 domain-containing protein, translated as MKLLDGSSYELVQLFEGEEYLYSWEGPAGDVVTEPRELFRPDRHSGRSGRLRTGLSVGFVPVTVFSGLVEAGTCELEVRPRKLTYEDEYKWMLRDIAEQMAELLMERFAASDLQFSVDVERNASTLYQRFEFLRALIGSEDFQGAMQEVLRRPHTGWVTTPTPVEISRGVRPSSNISKQLARRGIDARNLGLLGHFDGARSIFEDKTEATHDTTPNRFVRHAFRHWLFLLGDLQVALEKQTRTAPIARGLAEVRELASTIEQFISDDLFLALGDLDRFPSEDQVLQKRQGYREVFRAFLEFELGALLTWSDSSFAAGTRNVAATYEYWAFLQLAKCVARVAGVDFAMADLLTLDQFGLSVQIRKGVEQVFCGIAVRNGRRMSIELWFNKTYGVPQGSWSRSMRPDYSLLIQPESRDKPFEIVLVHFDAKYRVQFIRNLLLSSEGLEEGEVSDEEALTRGEATSGDLLKMHAYRDAIRRTSGAYVLYPGGDAELGRKPLSEYQELLPGLGAFVLRPAEGGDVLGSVELQGFIERVVDHSATRLTQHQRSRYWEDAVYAPTDSTRDVYAGLPPGSATVLLGFVKSKEHWEWIKKTASYNVRVSGREGGVGADSVLFNAQLILLYCPSINKVRLARLVAGPEQLSALELKATGYPQPQGPLYWCVQLLWVNRPEWTEKLSCKLVEVAVSSQGGPLGGPVLMTWAALLSTAS; from the coding sequence GTGAAGTTATTGGACGGGTCTTCGTATGAACTCGTCCAGCTTTTTGAAGGAGAGGAGTACCTCTATTCATGGGAGGGCCCGGCGGGCGACGTCGTCACCGAACCGCGCGAGCTGTTCCGACCCGATCGCCATTCCGGGAGGTCCGGACGGCTCCGAACAGGCCTATCGGTGGGGTTCGTTCCCGTGACTGTCTTCTCAGGATTAGTTGAGGCTGGCACTTGCGAGTTGGAGGTTCGCCCCCGGAAGCTCACGTACGAGGACGAGTACAAGTGGATGTTGCGCGACATTGCCGAGCAGATGGCTGAACTCTTGATGGAGCGCTTCGCAGCTAGCGACCTTCAGTTCTCCGTTGATGTTGAGCGCAATGCGTCGACGCTGTATCAGCGATTCGAGTTCTTGCGAGCATTGATCGGAAGCGAAGACTTTCAAGGTGCGATGCAGGAGGTCTTGCGGCGCCCGCACACTGGTTGGGTGACAACGCCTACGCCTGTAGAAATTTCACGTGGGGTGCGGCCATCGTCCAACATTTCTAAGCAGCTTGCGCGGCGCGGTATTGATGCGAGAAATCTGGGACTGCTGGGTCATTTTGATGGCGCAAGATCAATCTTTGAAGACAAGACGGAGGCCACGCACGACACGACGCCAAATCGGTTTGTGAGGCATGCGTTCCGGCACTGGCTGTTTCTGCTTGGTGACCTGCAAGTAGCGCTGGAGAAGCAAACACGGACAGCGCCAATTGCCCGAGGCCTTGCGGAGGTCAGGGAGCTAGCGTCCACGATCGAGCAGTTCATCTCGGATGACCTTTTCCTAGCTCTTGGTGATCTCGATCGCTTCCCAAGTGAAGACCAGGTCTTGCAGAAGCGACAAGGCTACCGGGAGGTCTTTCGCGCGTTTCTGGAGTTTGAGCTCGGCGCACTCCTAACTTGGAGCGACAGTAGCTTTGCGGCTGGAACACGAAACGTGGCGGCGACGTACGAGTATTGGGCGTTCCTTCAGCTTGCGAAGTGCGTAGCTCGAGTAGCAGGCGTCGACTTTGCCATGGCGGACTTGCTGACGCTTGATCAGTTCGGACTCTCAGTTCAGATCAGGAAGGGCGTCGAACAGGTCTTCTGCGGCATTGCAGTACGCAATGGCAGGCGTATGTCCATCGAACTCTGGTTCAACAAAACTTACGGCGTGCCGCAGGGATCTTGGTCGAGGTCAATGAGGCCCGACTACTCGCTGCTGATTCAGCCAGAGAGCCGGGACAAGCCGTTCGAGATCGTACTGGTCCATTTCGATGCAAAGTACAGAGTCCAATTCATTCGCAATCTTCTCCTCTCCTCCGAGGGACTGGAAGAGGGCGAGGTATCTGATGAAGAAGCGCTGACGCGCGGCGAGGCGACAAGCGGCGACCTGTTGAAGATGCACGCTTACCGCGACGCTATCCGACGAACATCTGGTGCGTATGTCCTATACCCGGGAGGCGACGCCGAGTTAGGGCGAAAACCTCTTAGTGAGTACCAAGAGCTTTTGCCTGGGCTGGGCGCTTTTGTACTTCGCCCGGCGGAGGGCGGCGATGTCCTAGGCAGTGTAGAGCTTCAAGGATTCATAGAGCGCGTGGTAGACCATTCGGCTACCAGGCTTACGCAACACCAGCGGAGTCGTTATTGGGAAGATGCCGTATACGCGCCGACCGACTCCACCCGCGACGTCTACGCTGGTCTCCCACCTGGATCGGCGACGGTACTACTAGGGTTTGTGAAGAGTAAGGAGCACTGGGAATGGATTAAAAAGACCGCCTCTTACAACGTGCGGGTTAGTGGCCGCGAAGGCGGAGTAGGAGCAGATTCGGTTCTTTTTAACGCACAGCTGATTCTCTTGTACTGTCCTAGCATTAACAAAGTCCGCTTAGCGCGACTCGTGGCGGGGCCGGAGCAGCTTTCTGCTTTGGAGCTCAAGGCGACTGGATACCCCCAGCCACAGGGGCCCTTGTACTGGTGCGTTCAACTGCTTTGGGTAAACCGACCAGAGTGGACAGAGAAGCTGAGTTGCAAGCTGGTAGAAGTTGCCGTCAGCTCACAGGGCGGTCCACTCGGCGGGCCGGTGCTCATGACGTGGGCGGCGCTCCTGAGTACGGCGTCGTAG